A window from Drosophila nasuta strain 15112-1781.00 chromosome 3, ASM2355853v1, whole genome shotgun sequence encodes these proteins:
- the LOC132789986 gene encoding uncharacterized protein LOC132789986 produces the protein MEKLNSTEIEIPNYDTLGSFVVILTTFWGIVLARLATQLLNMRVKPNLCYLVEFSLIVLPTVLFVTIASDYSGHFVALMSLLAFWFIQKTRSLQRAKERSLFILGQRPQFLTVMRSMIQLITSVCILAVDFNCFYRPYSKSEFFGAQLMDTGIGLFVASMAFVSHRPKTKAELQREVFGAALPLICFGSIRTLIVIVLKYHLAEREYGRHLNAFFILGFTKLFGSLCGYQLSSDAQLLPMGVTLLFAHQCALLYGISDYVQTDKKPPLTLFQLNRQGPLSVPGFVALYLITIHVSKWWRLKPFLNYEEMVWKLRKAYRLSLLGWSLTFICSHTIGICRVTCNLGYGCWMFAIYMTMFTLCLFVFEFIINSVYPVKKFEKETLKETTVCCKRDKELVYTYTICESVNQHGLMFFLLANAWTGLANMYLNLGLVSTSNSVAILVLYMFLNTVVVHRKYCQ, from the exons ATGGAAAAATTGAACAGTACTGAGATTGAGATACCCAATTATGACACTTTGGGCTCCTTTGTGGTTATCTTGACCACCTTCTGGGGCATTGTGTTGGCTCGCCTTGCCACACAACTACTGAATATGCGAGTTAAACCAAATCTGTGTTACCTGGTGGAGTTTTCCTTGATAGTGCTGCCCACTGTCTTATTTGTGACCATTGCAAGCGATTACAGTGGACACTTTGTGGCATTGATGAGCTTGCTGGCATTTTGGTTTATTCAGAAGACACGTTCTTTGCAACGCGCCAAGGAACGTTCCTTATTCATACTTGGCCAACGTCCGCAATTCTTAACCGTGATGAGATCCATGATTCAGTTGATTACATCTGTCTGCATACTGGCTGTTGACTTCAATTGCTTCTATCGACCATACAGCAAAAGTGAATTCTTTGGTGCTCAGCTTATGGATACTGGGATTGGATTATTTGTGGCTTCGATGGCATTCGTTTCCCATCGACCTAAGACTAAGGCCGAGTTGCAACGTGAAGTTTTTGGTGCCGCATTGCCATTGATTTGCTTCGGCAGCATTCGCACTTTGATCGTCATAGTGTTAAAGTATCATCTAGCTGAGCGGGAGTACGGTCGCCATTTGAATGCCTTTTTCATCTTGGGATTCACCAAGCTCTTTGGCAGCTTATGCGGCTATCAACTAAGCAGCGATGCACAGCTGCTGCCCATGGGTGTCA CTTTGCTTTTTGCCCATCAATGCGCTTTGTTATACGGCATCTCCGACTACGTGCAAACGGATAAGAAACCTCCGTTGACACTCTTTCAGTTAAATCGTCAGGGTCCACTCTCTGTGCCTGGCTTTGTGGCCTTGTATTTGATCACCATTCATGTCAGCAAATGGTGGAGACTCAAACCATTTCTCAACTATGAGGAGATGGTCTGGAAATTGCGGAAAGCATATCGTTTATCGTTGCTTGGCTGGTCACTCACTTTTATTTGTAGCCACACGATTGGCATCTGTCGCGTCACTTGCAACTTGGGCTACGGCTGCTGGATGTTTGCCATCTACATGACCATGTtcactctctgtctgtttgtctttGAGTTCATCATAAACTCAGTTTATCCCGtcaagaaattcgaaaaagaAACCTTGAAGGAGACAACTGTGTGTTGTAAAAGGGACAAAGAACTTGTGTATACTTATACTATTTGCGAATCGGTTAATCAACATGgacttatgttttttttgttggccaatGCATGGACGGGTTTGGCTAATATGTATCTCAATCTGGGTCTTGTATCTACTTCCAATTCAGTCGCGATCCTTGTGCTTTACATGTTCCTCAACACTGTTGTGGTGCACAGAAAGTATTGTCAATAA